A DNA window from Setaria viridis chromosome 2, Setaria_viridis_v4.0, whole genome shotgun sequence contains the following coding sequences:
- the LOC117842770 gene encoding uncharacterized protein, with translation MGRPRPKRGERRIDAAIDHLAEYGFPKPRIRKIINNLLQLYGRDGWVFLEEGSYKIVLDTLLEEQEQLEKQQAAAADEASLQKDMEVSPAVHSEALTESQSAVEPQAFPNSSPPREHVLPPAKGAARARPPCRGWISEESDTESELEDGEMISHAQRPFFSKKDIPNPAESLPYSKRKRPTRWDVRPNN, from the exons ATGGGGCGGCCGAGGCCCAAGAGAGGGGAGCGGCGGATCGACGCCGCCATTGACCACCTCGCCGAATACGGCTTCCCCAAGCCCCGAATCCGCAAGATCATCAACAACCTCCTGCAG CTGTATGGGAGGGATGGCTGGGTCTTCCTGGAGGAGGGATCATACAAAATTGTGCTTGACACACTCCTGGAAGAACAGGAGCAGCTGGAG AAacaacaagcagcagcagcggatGAGGCATCACTACAAAAAGATATGGAAGTGTCACCAGCAGTGCATAGTGAGGCACTGACTGAATCTCAGTCAGCCGTTGAACCACAAGCTTTTCCCAACAGTTCACCTCCCCGGGAACATGTACTGCCTCCAGCTAAAGGAGCTGCTCGTGCAAGGCCTCCCTGCCGTGGATGGATTAGCGAAGAGTCTGATACGGAGAGTGAACTAGAGGATGGAGAAATGATCTCCCATGCACAAAGGCCATTTTTCTCAAAAAAGGATATACCAAATCCTGCGGAAAGCTTGCCTTATTCTAAGAGGAAGCGACCAACTAGATGGGATGTGCGCCCTAATAACTA G